In the Styela clava chromosome 8, kaStyClav1.hap1.2, whole genome shotgun sequence genome, one interval contains:
- the LOC120345766 gene encoding E3 ubiquitin-protein ligase arih1-like, with amino-acid sequence MDDLEYDSEDEVEDEDSDWDEYQYDEGVEDDHRNKNSDGLIPFSTDGNINDGFAYDSLTPDGVVDLMNVTVHEVAEIIPMDKTVLRILLAHFKWDKERLFEKYYGCEGNDQKFFDDAHVVNPFSSHHRNASSQSGSNGDMTCEICCLPFSNDFMTGLACHHKFCKGCWTEYLRTKIMDQGMSQTISCPSYGCDIVVNDEIVMNLISSKKVRLKYLHLISNTFVECNSLLRWCPAPNCLNVVRVKFSDARPVKCQCGKEFCFKCGESWHDPVLCMYLKRWIKKCDDDSETYNWIAANTKECPACFATIEKDGGCNHMVCRSVSCKHEFCWVCLGPWEPHGSSWYNCNRFKEEDAKKAQDCQEKSRQALQRYLFYCNRYMNHLQSLRFEHKLYAQVKVKMEEMQKHGMSWIEVQFLKHAVDVLCQCRQMLMYTYVFAFFLNKNNQSIIFEDNQADLEKATEVLSEYLERDITTDAVQDIKQKVQDKYRYCANRRKLLLSHIYEGYESDLWDFNDKV; translated from the coding sequence ATGGATGATCTTGAATATGATAGTGAAGATGAAGTAGAGGATGAAGATTCTGATTGGGATGAGTATCAATATGATGAGGGAGTAGAAGATGACCACCGCAATAAAAACTCTGATGGATTAATTCCATTTTCCACTGATGGGAACATTAATGATGGATTTGCATATGACAGTCTTACCCCGGATGGTGTCGTGGATTTAATGAATGTCACTGTACACGAAGTGGCTGAGATTATACCTATGGATAAAACTGTACTTAGAATATTACTCGCACATTTTAAGTGGGACAAAGAAAGACTTTTTGAGAAGTATTATGGATGTGAAGGAAATGATCAGAAATTTTTTGACGATGCTCATGTCGTTAATCCGTTCTCCTCACACCATCGAAATGCTTCTAGTCAGTCCGGTTCAAATGGCGATATGACTTGTGAAATTTGCTGTTTACCTTTTTCTAATGATTTTATGACTGGTTTAGCATGTCATCATAAGTTCTGTAAAGGCTGCTGGACAGAGTATCTTCGCACAAAGATTATGGATCAAGGAATGTCACAGACTATAAGTTGTCCTTCATATGGTTGTGACATTGTTGTCAATGATGAAATTGTTATGAACTTAATCAGCAGCAAGAAAGTTAGATTGAAATATCTCCATTTGATATCTAACACATTTGTTGAATGCAATTCCTTGCTGAGGTGGTGCCCAGCTCCAAATTGTCTCAATGTTGTTCGAGTTAAATTTTCTGATGCAAGGCCAGTAAAATGTCAATGCGGTaaagaattttgttttaaatgtgGAGAGTCATGGCACGATCCGGTACTATGTATGTACTTGAAAAGATGGATCAAAAAATGTGATGATGACAGTGAAACATACAATTGGATAGCTGCCAACACAAAAGAATGCCCAGCATGTTTTGCAACCATTGAAAAAGATGGTGGTTGTAATCATATGGTGTGTCGAAGTGTCAGCTGCAAACATGAGTTCTGTTGGGTCTGTCTGGGACCATGGGAGCCGCATGGTTCTTCTTGGTACAATTGTAATAGATTCAAGGAAGAAGATGCTAAAAAGGCTCAAGATTGTCAAGAGAAATCACGTCAGGCTCTACAACGGTACTTGTTTTATTGCAACAGATATATGAACCATCTGCAGAGTTTGCGTTTTGAACACAAGCTTTATGCGCAAGTGAAAGTCAAAATGGAAGAAATGCAAAAGCATGGAATGTCCTGGATTGAAGTGCAGTTTCTAAAGCATGCTGTTGATGTGCTCTGCCAGTGTCGTCAAATGCTAATGTACACTTAtgtttttgctttttttctCAACAAAAATAACCAATCCATTATATTTGAAGACAACCAAGCAGATTTGGAGAAGGCAACAGAAGTTCTCAGTGAATATCTAGAACGAGACATAACCACTGATGCTGTGCAGGACATTAAGCAAAAAGTACAAGACAAATACAGATACTGTGCTAATAGACGGAAGCTGCTCCTCTCCCATATTTATGAAGGATATGAAAGTGATCTGTGGGATTTTAATGACAAAGTATAA